A region of the Acidobacteriota bacterium genome:
GATCCAAGCCATCGGAACGTGGAAGAACACGATCCGTGACGACTCGCCGATGAAGCCCTCTGCCGGCTGGACATAGAAGAATGCCGCCACGATTACCACGCTGAGCCAAGCCAGCAAGACCCATTTCATGACATCGGAAACACGCATCTGCCGCTAGAACTCCATTCCCGCAAATCGCTCCGAATTAGGCACGAGCATACCCGATTCCATTTCGTAACGTGCAGGCCGTTCGTTAAATTGCATGAATATGTGCATCAATCGTTCCACACGGTCGGGAAAAGAAGGGCCGAGACGATGGTCATGATGCCGCCCATCGACACCACCGCCCGGATGGAATTCGAGACGACGTCGGCATCGCCACCGGCCGCTCCGGACGTGCCCTGGATGAGGAAGATCAAGAGGGGCAGCAGTAGCGGCAGCGAGAGGACCGAGAAGAGGGCCCCGCGTGTCAGGGCGCGCGCAATGATCGCGGCAACTATCGTGGTAATGACCGCCAAAGCAAATCCTCCGACAACCAGGATTGCCACGAACCCGCCTACCAGAACGATCTCGTATCCCATGAGAATGCAGTAAAGCGGCACCAGGATCGCCATCAGCAGATAGATCAGGATCAGGTTGAAGCCGAGCTTGCCGAGCCACACGGCAGTCGGTGACGCCGCCAACCGAAGTAGCGGCGCGGTGTGGCTCTCCTCCTCCTTGACGAAGGAACGATCGAGTCCTGCAAGCGCCGCGAAGAAGATCACGATCCAAAGGAGCACCGCGAGCAGGAACGGGCGATCCTCGGCAGTGATCCGGTACGGGCCGACGGTGTAGGAGACGGCCGCAAGGACCGTCAGCGCGAACAGTCCGAGGGCGTTGAGCGCGATCCGAGTG
Encoded here:
- a CDS encoding heme exporter protein CcmB, with amino-acid sequence MSRLLAETLAVMIKDLRTEFRTRIALNALGLFALTVLAAVSYTVGPYRITAEDRPFLLAVLLWIVIFFAALAGLDRSFVKEEESHTAPLLRLAASPTAVWLGKLGFNLILIYLLMAILVPLYCILMGYEIVLVGGFVAILVVGGFALAVITTIVAAIIARALTRGALFSVLSLPLLLPLLIFLIQGTSGAAGGDADVVSNSIRAVVSMGGIMTIVSALLFPTVWND